Proteins found in one Saccharomyces cerevisiae S288C chromosome III, complete sequence genomic segment:
- a CDS encoding gag-pol fusion protein (Retrotransposon TYA Gag and TYB Pol genes; transcribed/translated as one unit; polyprotein is processed to make a nucleocapsid-like protein (Gag), reverse transcriptase (RT), protease (PR), and integrase (IN); similar to retroviral genes), with translation MESQQLHQNPRSLHGSAYASVTSKEVPSNQDPLAVSASNLPEFDRDSTKVNSQQETTPGTSAVPENHHHVSPQPASVPPPQNGQYQQHGMMTPNKAMASNWAHYQQPSMMTCSHYQTSPAYYQPDPHYPLPQYIPPLSTSSPDPIDSQNQHSEVPQAETKVRNNVLPPHTLTSEENFSTWVKFYIRFLKNSNLGDIIPNDQGEIKRQMTYEEHAYIYNTFQAFAPFHLLPTWVKQILEINYADILTVLCKSVSKMQTNNQELKDWIALANLEYDGSTSADTFEITVSTIIQRLKENNINVSDRLACQLILKGLSGDFKYLRNQYRTKTNMKLSQLFAEIQLIYDENKIMNLNKPSQYKQHSEYKNVSRTSPNTTNTKVTTRNYQRTNSSKPRAAKAHNIATSSKFSRVNNDHINESTVSSQYLSDDNELSLGQQQKESKPTHTIDSNDELPDHLLIDSGASQTLVRSAHYLHHATPNSEINIVDAQKQDIPINAIGNLHFNFQNGTKTSIKALHTPNIAYDLLSLSELANQNITACFTRNTLERSDGTVLAPIVKHGDFYWLSKKYLIPSHISKLTINNVNKSKSVNKYPYPLIHRMLGHANFRSIQKSLKKNAVTYLKESDIEWSNASTYQCPDCLIGKSTKHRHVKGSRLKYQESYEPFQYLHTDIFGPVHHLPKSAPSYFISFTDEKTRFQWVYPLHDRREESILNVFTSILAFIKNQFNARVLVIQMDRGSEYTNKTLHKFFTNRGITACYTTTADSRAHGVAERLNRTLLNDCRTLLHCSGLPNHLWFSAVEFSTIIRNSLVSPKNDKSARQHAGLAGLDITTILPFGQPVIVNNHNPDSKIHPRGIPGYALHPSRNSYGYIIYLPSLKKTVDTTNYVILQDKQSKLDQFNYDTLTFDDDLNRLTAHNQSFIEQNETEQSYDQNTESDHDYQSEIEINSDPLVNDFSSQSINPLQLDKEPVQKVRAPKEVDADISEYNILPSPVRSRTPHIINKESTEMGGTVESDTTSPRHSSTFTARNQKRPGSPNDMIDLTSQDRVNYGLENIKTTRLGGTEEPYIQRNSDTNIKYRTTNSTPSIDDRSSNSESTTPIISIETKAVCDNTPSIDTDPPEYRSSDHATPNIMPDKSSKNVTADSILDDLPLPDLTHQSPTDTSDVSKDIPHIHSRQTNSSLGGMDDSNVLTTTKSKKRSLEDNETEIEVSRDTWNNKNMRSLEPPRSKKRINLIAAIKGVKSIKPVRTTLRYDEAITYNKDNKEKDRYVEAYHKEISQLLKMNTWDTNKYYDRNDIDPKKVINSMFIFNKKRDGTHKARFVARGDIQHPDTYDSDMQSNTVHHYALMTSLSIALDNDYYITQLDISSAYLYADIKEELYIRPPPHLGLNDKLLRLRKSLYGLKQSGANWYETIKSYLINCCDMQEVRGWSCVFKNSQVTICLFVDDMILFSKDLNANKKIITTLKKQYDTKIINLGESDNEIQYDILGLEIKYQRSKYMKLGMEKSLTEKLPKLNVPLNPKGKKLRAPGQPGHYIDQDELEIDEDEYKEKVHEMQKLIGLASYVGYKFRFDLLYYINTLAQHILFPSRQVLDMTYELIQFMWDTRDKQLIWHKNKPTKPDNKLVAISDASYGNQPYYKSQIGNIFLLNGKVIGGKSTKASLTCTSTTEAEIHAVSEAIPLLNNLSHLVQELNKKPIIKGLLTDSRSTISIIKSTNEEKFRNRFFGTKAMRLRDEVSGNNLYVYYIETKKNIADVMTKPLPIKTFKLLTNKWIH, from the exons atggaatcccaacaattacatcaaaatccacGTTCTCTTCATGGTAGCGCCTAtgcttcggttacttctaaggaagtcccatcaaatcaagatccgttagccgtttcagcttccaattTACCGGAATTTGATAGAGATTCCACTAAGGTTAATTCTCAACAAGAGACAACACCTGGGAcatcagctgttccagagaaccatcatcatgtctctcctcaacctgcttcagtaccacctCCACAGAATGGACAGTACCAACAGCACGGCATGATGACCCCAAACAAAGCTATGGCCTCTAACTGGGCACATTACCAACAACCGTCTATGATGACGTGTTCACATTATCAAACGTCACCTGCGTATTATCAACCGGACCCACACTATCCGTTGCCACAGTATATCCCACCACTGAGTACTTCCTCACCTGATCCAATCGATTCACAGAATCAACACTCTGAAGTACCTCAAGCTGAGACAAAGGTGAGAAATAACGTCTTACCACCACACACTTTaacatcagaagaaaacttttctacATGGGTTAAATTTTACAtcagatttttgaagaactcTAATCTCGGTGACATCATTCCAAATGACCAGGGtgaaatcaaaagacaaatgacttatgaagaacatgcgtatatatacaatacCTTCCAAGCATTTGCCccatttcatttattgcCAACATGggtaaaacaaattttagaaattaatTATGCTGACATCCTTACAGTCCTTTGTAAAAGTGTGTCCAAAATGCAAACTAACAATCAAGAATTAAAGGATTGGATAGCTCTTGCCAACCTTGAGTACGACGGAAGTACATCTGCTGatacatttgaaattacaGTCAGTACGATCATTCAGAggctaaaagaaaacaatatcaatgtTAGCGACAGATTGGCCTGTCAACTAATACTTAAAGGTCTATCCGGTGACTTCAAATACCTACGTAATCAATATCGTACCAAAACGAACATGAAACTTTCCCAATTATTCGCTGAAATTCAGTTAATATATgacgaaaataaaatcatgaaTCTAAATAAACCGTCCCAATACAAACAACACAGCgaatacaaaaatgttTCTCGCACATCTCCAAACACGACTAACACAAAGGTTACAACTCGTAATTATCAGAGAACAAATAGTTCAAAACCAAGAGCAGCAAAAGCTCACAATATTGCTACATCTAGTAAATTCTCAAGGGTGAACAATGATCACATTAATGAATCAACCGTTTCATCACAATACTTAAGCGATGACAACGAACTTAGT TTAGGCCAGCAACAGAAAGAATCTAAGCCAACACACACAATAGACTCGAATGACGAACTACCTGATCACCTTCTTATTGATTCAGGAGCTTCGCAAACGCTTGTCAGATCAGCCCATTATTTACACCATGCAACACCCAATTCTGAAATAAACATAGTCGATGCTCAAAAACAAGACATTCCTATAAATGCCATTGGTAATCTTCACTTCAACTTTCAGAACGgcaccaaaacatcaataaaagcACTACACACACCAAACATAGCCTATGATCTATTAAGTTTGAGTGAGCTGGctaatcaaaatattactgCCTGCTTTACCAGAAACACTTTAGAAAGATCGGATGGTACAGTCCTAGCTCCCATAGTCAAACatggagacttttactggTTATCTAAAAAATACCTAATTCCTTCGCACATTTCAAAGCTAACAATAAACAACGtcaacaaaagcaaaagcgTAAATAAATATCCATATCCGTTAATACATCGAATGCTTGGACATGCTAACTTCCGAAGTATTCAGAAGTCTCTTAAGAAGAATGCAGTTACATATTTGAAGGAATCGGATATTGAATGGTCTAACGCTAGCACatatcaatgtcctgaCTGTCtaatcggcaaaagcacGAAACATAGACATGTCAAAGGATCACGACTAAAGTACCAAGAATCATATGAGCCTTTTCAGTACTTGCATACCGATATATTTGGTCCTGTACATCACTTACCGAAAAGTGCACCTTCTTACTTTATATCGTTTACAGATGAGAAAACCAGATTCCAATGGGTGTACCCATTACACGACCGTCGTGAAGAATCTATCCTCAATGTTTTTACATCGATATTAGCATTTATTAAGAACCAATTCAATGCTCGCGTTCTAGTTATCCAGATGGATCGTGGCTCCGAGTACACTAACAAAACTCTTCATAAGTTCTTTACGAACAGAGGTATTACTGcatgctatacaaccacGGCAGATTCTAGAGCACACGGTGTCGCTGAACGATTAAATCGTACTTTATTAAACGATTGTCGCACACTGCTTCATTGCAGTGGTCTACCAAATCATCTATGGTTCTCAGCagtcgaattttctactataaTCAGAAATTCATTAGTCTCACCAAAAAACGATAAATCCGCAAGACAACATGCAGGTTTAGCTGGACTGGACATTACTACTATACtacctttcggtcaaccGGTTATAGTTAACAACCATAATCCCGACTCgaaaatacatcctcgtggcaTTCCAGGTTACGCCTTACATCCGTCACGAAACTCTTATGGCTATATtatctatcttccatcattaaaaaagacagtAGATACTACCAATTACGTTATATTACAAGACAAGCAATCCAAATTGGACCAATTCAATTATGATACACTCACctttgatgatgatctCAATCGTTTAACAGCCCATAACCAATCttttattgaacaaaatgaaacgGAGCAGTCATATGATCAAAATACAGAATCTGATCATGACTATCAATCGGAGATTGAAATAAACTCTGATCCTCTAGTGAACGACTTCTCGTCCCAATCAATAAACCCTTTACAATTAGACAAGGAACCAGTCCAAAAAGTACGTGCaccaaaagaagttgatgccgacatatctgaatacaatattcttccatctcCTGTACGATCTCGTACACCCcatatcattaataaagaGAGTACCGAAATGGGTGGTACCGTTGAATCAGATACTACTTCACCTAGACACTCGTCTACCTTCACTGCACGAAACCAAAAGCGACCTGGTAGTCCCAATGATATGATTGATTTGACCTCACAGGATAGAGTTAATTATGGActtgaaaacatcaaaactACACGTTTGGGTGGTACGGAGGAACCATATATTCAACGAAATAGTGAtacaaatatcaaatacaGGACTACAAATAGTACGCCCTCAATAGATGACCGTTCGTCCAACAGTGAATCCACTACTCCCATCATCTCCATAGAAACAAAGGCTGTATGTGATAATACACCCTCCATTGATACGGATCCGCCAGAATATCGATCTTCTGACCATGCGACTCCTAATATAATGCCTGAcaaatcctcaaaaaatgttacGGCTGATTCTATTCTTGACGACCTCCCACTTCCTGACTTAACCCATCAATCTCCTACGGACACTTCTgatgtttcaaaagatattccacACATACACTCTCGTCAgactaattccagtttgggtggtatggatGATTCTAATGTTCTGACTACTACcaaaagtaagaaaagatcattagaagataatgaaactgaaattgaGGTATCCcgagacacatggaataataagaatatgAGAAGTCTGGAACCACcaagatcgaagaaacgcATAAATTTAATTGCAGCAATAAAAGGAGTGAAATCGATCAAACCAGTTCGAACGACCTTAAGATATGATGAAGCAATTACTTATAAtaaagacaacaaagaaaaagacagaTATGTTGAAGCTTatcataaagaaattagccaactattgaaaatgaacacTTGGGatacaaacaaatattatgataGAAATGACATAGATCctaaaaaagtaataaactcaatgtttatatttaacaagaaacgtgaTGGTACACACaaagctagatttgttgcaagaggcGACATTCAACACCCCGATACATATGATTCTGATatgcaatccaataccGTACATCACTATGCACTGATGACGTCACTGTCAATCGCATTAGACAACGACTATTATATCACACAGCTGGACATATCCTCTGCTTACTTATATGctgatatcaaagaagaattatacataagacctccaccacatttaggTTTGAATGATAAATTACTACGTTTGAGAAAATCACTCTATGgtttgaaacaaagtggtgCAAACTGGTATGAAACCATTAAAtcatatttaataaattgttGCGACATGCAAGAAGTTCGCggatggtcatgcgtatttaagaatagtcaagtaacaatttgcttattcgttgatgatatgatattattcagcaaagacttaaatgcaaataagaaaatcataacaacactcaagaaacaatacgatacaaagataataaatctgggtgaaagtgataacgaaattcagtACGACATACTTGGATTAGagatcaaatatcaaagaagcaagtacatgaaattaggtatggaaaaatccttgacagaaaaattacccaaactaaacgtacctttgaacccaaaaggaaagaaacttagagctccaggtcaaccaggtcattatatagaccaggatgaactagaaatagatgaagatgaatacaaagagaaagtacatgaaatgcaaaagttgattggtctagcttcatatgttggatataaatttagatttgacttactatactacatcaacacacttgctcaacatatactattcccctctaggcaagttttagacatgacatatgagttaatacaattcatgtgggacactagagataaacaattaatatggcacaaaaacaaacctaccaagccagataataaactagtCGCAATAAGCGATGCTTCATATGGTAACCAACCATATTACAAGTCACAAATTGGTAACATTTTCCTACTCAACGGAAAAGtgattggaggaaagtcgACAAAGGCTTCGTTAACATGCACTTCAACTacagaagcagaaatacacgcAGTCAGTGAAGCTATTCCGCTATTGAATAACCTCAGTCACCTTGTGcaagaacttaacaagaaaccaattattaaaGGCTTACTTACTGATAGTAGATCAACgatcagtataattaagtctacaaatgaagagaaatttagaaacagattttttggcacaaaggcaatgagacttagagatgaagtatcaggtaataatttatacgtatactacatcgagaccaagaagaacattgctgatgtgatgacaaaacctcttccgataaaaacatttaaactattaactaacaaatggattcattag
- a CDS encoding gag protein (Retrotransposon TYA Gag gene co-transcribed with TYB Pol; translated as TYA or TYA-TYB polyprotein; Gag is a nucleocapsid protein that is the structural constituent of virus-like particles (VLPs); similar to retroviral Gag) — MESQQLHQNPRSLHGSAYASVTSKEVPSNQDPLAVSASNLPEFDRDSTKVNSQQETTPGTSAVPENHHHVSPQPASVPPPQNGQYQQHGMMTPNKAMASNWAHYQQPSMMTCSHYQTSPAYYQPDPHYPLPQYIPPLSTSSPDPIDSQNQHSEVPQAETKVRNNVLPPHTLTSEENFSTWVKFYIRFLKNSNLGDIIPNDQGEIKRQMTYEEHAYIYNTFQAFAPFHLLPTWVKQILEINYADILTVLCKSVSKMQTNNQELKDWIALANLEYDGSTSADTFEITVSTIIQRLKENNINVSDRLACQLILKGLSGDFKYLRNQYRTKTNMKLSQLFAEIQLIYDENKIMNLNKPSQYKQHSEYKNVSRTSPNTTNTKVTTRNYQRTNSSKPRAAKAHNIATSSKFSRVNNDHINESTVSSQYLSDDNELSLRPATERI, encoded by the coding sequence atggaatcccaacaattacatcaaaatccacGTTCTCTTCATGGTAGCGCCTAtgcttcggttacttctaaggaagtcccatcaaatcaagatccgttagccgtttcagcttccaattTACCGGAATTTGATAGAGATTCCACTAAGGTTAATTCTCAACAAGAGACAACACCTGGGAcatcagctgttccagagaaccatcatcatgtctctcctcaacctgcttcagtaccacctCCACAGAATGGACAGTACCAACAGCACGGCATGATGACCCCAAACAAAGCTATGGCCTCTAACTGGGCACATTACCAACAACCGTCTATGATGACGTGTTCACATTATCAAACGTCACCTGCGTATTATCAACCGGACCCACACTATCCGTTGCCACAGTATATCCCACCACTGAGTACTTCCTCACCTGATCCAATCGATTCACAGAATCAACACTCTGAAGTACCTCAAGCTGAGACAAAGGTGAGAAATAACGTCTTACCACCACACACTTTaacatcagaagaaaacttttctacATGGGTTAAATTTTACAtcagatttttgaagaactcTAATCTCGGTGACATCATTCCAAATGACCAGGGtgaaatcaaaagacaaatgacttatgaagaacatgcgtatatatacaatacCTTCCAAGCATTTGCCccatttcatttattgcCAACATGggtaaaacaaattttagaaattaatTATGCTGACATCCTTACAGTCCTTTGTAAAAGTGTGTCCAAAATGCAAACTAACAATCAAGAATTAAAGGATTGGATAGCTCTTGCCAACCTTGAGTACGACGGAAGTACATCTGCTGatacatttgaaattacaGTCAGTACGATCATTCAGAggctaaaagaaaacaatatcaatgtTAGCGACAGATTGGCCTGTCAACTAATACTTAAAGGTCTATCCGGTGACTTCAAATACCTACGTAATCAATATCGTACCAAAACGAACATGAAACTTTCCCAATTATTCGCTGAAATTCAGTTAATATATgacgaaaataaaatcatgaaTCTAAATAAACCGTCCCAATACAAACAACACAGCgaatacaaaaatgttTCTCGCACATCTCCAAACACGACTAACACAAAGGTTACAACTCGTAATTATCAGAGAACAAATAGTTCAAAACCAAGAGCAGCAAAAGCTCACAATATTGCTACATCTAGTAAATTCTCAAGGGTGAACAATGATCACATTAATGAATCAACCGTTTCATCACAATACTTAAGCGATGACAACGAACTTAGTCTTAGGCCAGCAACAGAAAGAATCTAA
- the LEU2 gene encoding 3-isopropylmalate dehydrogenase (Beta-isopropylmalate dehydrogenase (IMDH); catalyzes the third step in the leucine biosynthesis pathway; can additionally catalyze the conversion of beta-ethylmalate into alpha-ketovalerate), whose product MSAPKKIVVLPGDHVGQEITAEAIKVLKAISDVRSNVKFDFENHLIGGAAIDATGVPLPDEALEASKKADAVLLGAVGGPKWGTGSVRPEQGLLKIRKELQLYANLRPCNFASDSLLDLSPIKPQFAKGTDFVVVRELVGGIYFGKRKEDDGDGVAWDSEQYTVPEVQRITRMAAFMALQHEPPLPIWSLDKANVLASSRLWRKTVEETIKNEFPTLKVQHQLIDSAAMILVKNPTHLNGIIITSNMFGDIISDEASVIPGSLGLLPSASLASLPDKNTAFGLYEPCHGSAPDLPKNKVNPIATILSAAMMLKLSLNLPEEGKAIEDAVKKVLDAGIRTGDLGGSNSTTEVGDAVAEEVKKILA is encoded by the coding sequence ATGTCTGCCCCTAAGAAGATCGTCGTTTTGCCAGGTGACCACGTTGGTCAAGAAATCACAGCCGAAGCCATTAAGGTTCTTAAAGCTATTTCTGATGTTCGTTCCAATGTCAAGTTCGATTTCGAAAATCATTTAATTGGTGGTGCTGCTATCGATGCTACAGGTGTTCCACTTCCAGATGAGGCGCTGGAAGCCTCCAAGAAGGCTGATGCCGTTTTGTTAGGTGCTGTGGGTGGTCCTAAATGGGGTACCGGTAGTGTTAGACCTGAACAAGGTTTACTAAAAATCCGTAAAGAACTTCAATTGTACGCCAACTTAAGACCATGTAACTTTGCATCCGACTCTCTTTTAGACTTATCTCCAATCAAGCCACAATTTGCTAAAGGTACTGACTTCGTTGTTGTCAGAGAATTAGTGGGAGGTATTTACTTTGGTAAGAGAAAGGAAGACGATGGTGATGGTGTCGCTTGGGATAGTGAACAATACACCGTTCCAGAAGTGCAAAGAATCACAAGAATGGCCGCTTTCATGGCCCTACAACATGAGCCACCATTGCCTATTTGGTCCTTGGATAAAGCTAATGTTTTGGCCTCTTCAAGATTATGGAGAAAAACTGTGGAGGAAACCATCAAGAACGAATTCCCTACATTGAAGGTTCAACATCAATTGATTGATTCTGCCGCCATGATCCTAGTTAAGAACCCAACCCACCTAAATGGTATTATAATCACCAGCAACATGTTTGGTGATATCATCTCCGATGAAGCCTCCGTTATCCCAGGTTCCTTGGGTTTGTTGCCATCTGCGTCCTTGGCCTCTTTGCCAGACAAGAACACCGCATTTGGTTTGTACGAACCATGCCACGGTTCTGCTCCAGATTTGCCAAAGAATAAGGTCAACCCTATCGCCACTATCTTGTCTGCTGCAATGATGTTGAAATTGTCATTGAACTTGCCTGAAGAAGGTAAGGCCATTGAAGATGCAGTTAAAAAGGTTTTGGATGCAGGTATCAGAACTGGTGATTTAGGTGGTTCCAACAGTACCACCGAAGTCGGTGATGCTGTCGCCGAAGAAGTTAAGAAAATCCTTGCTTAA
- the NFS1 gene encoding cysteine desulfurase (Cysteine desulfurase involved in iron-sulfur cluster biogenesis; required for thio-modification of mitochondrial and cytoplasmic tRNAs; involved in DNA damage response by providing iron-sulfur cluster cofactors for DNA repair enzymes; essential protein located predominantly in mitochondria) has product MLKSTATRSITRLSQVYNVPAATYRACLVSRRFYSPPAAGVKLDDNFSLETHTDIQAAAKAQASARASASGTTPDAVVASGSTAMSHAYQENTGFGTRPIYLDMQATTPTDPRVLDTMLKFYTGLYGNPHSNTHSYGWETNTAVENARAHVAKMINADPKEIIFTSGATESNNMVLKGVPRFYKKTKKHIITTRTEHKCVLEAARAMMKEGFEVTFLNVDDQGLIDLKELEDAIRPDTCLVSVMAVNNEIGVIQPIKEIGAICRKNKIYFHTDAAQAYGKIHIDVNEMNIDLLSISSHKIYGPKGIGAIYVRRRPRVRLEPLLSGGGQERGLRSGTLAPPLVAGFGEAARLMKKEFDNDQAHIKRLSDKLVKGLLSAEHTTLNGSPDHRYPGCVNVSFAYVEGESLLMALRDIALSSGSACTSASLEPSYVLHALGKDDALAHSSIRFGIGRFSTEEEVDYVVKAVSDRVKFLRELSPLWEMVQEGIDLNSIKWSGH; this is encoded by the coding sequence ATGTTGAAATCAACTGCTACAAGATCGATAACAAGATTATCTCAAGTTTACAACGTTCCAGCGGCCACATATAGGGCTTGTTTGGTAAGCAGGAGATTCTATTCCCCTCCTGCAGCAGGCGTGAAGTTAGACGACAACTTCTCTCTGGAAACGCATACCGATATTCAGGCTGCTGCAAAGGCACAGGCTAGTGCCCGTGCGAGTGCATCCGGTACCACCCCAGATGCTGTAGTAGCTTCTGGTAGCACTGCAATGAGCCATGCTTATCAAGAAAACACAGGTTTTGGTACTCGTCCCATATATCTTGACATGCAAGCCACTACACCAACAGACCCTAGGGTTTTGGATACGATGTTGAAGTTTTATACGGGACTTTATGGTAATCCTCATTCCAACACTCACTCTTACGGTTGGGAAACAAATACTGCTGTGGAAAATGCTAGAGCTCACGTAGCAAAGATGATCAATGCCGACCCCAAGGAAATAATATTCACTTCGGGAGCGACCGAATCTAATAATATGGTTCTTAAGGGTGTCCCAAGATTTTATAAGAAGACTAAGAAACACATCATCACCACTAGAACGGAACACAAGTGTGTCTTGGAAGCCGCACGGGCCATGATGAAGGAGGGATTTGAAGTCACTTTCCTAAATGTGGACGATCAAGGTCTTATCGATTTGAAGGAATTGGAAGATGCCATTAGACCAGATACCTGTCTCGTCTCTGTGATGGCTGTCAATAATGAAATCGGTGTCATTCAACctattaaagaaattggTGCAATTTGTAGAAAGAATAAGATCTACTTTCATACTGACGCCGCACAAGCCTATGGTAAGATTCACATTGATGTCAATGAAATGAACATTGATTTACtatcaatttcttctcaCAAGATTTACGGTCCAAAGGGAATAGGTGCCATCTATGTAAGAAGGAGACCAAGAGTTAGATTAGAACCTTTACTATCCGGTGGTGGCCAAGAGAGAGGATTGAGATCTGGTACTTTGGCCCCCCCATTGGTAGCGGGATTTGGTGAAGCTGCGAgattgatgaagaaagaatttgacAACGACCAAGCTCACATCAAAAGACTATCCGATAAATTAGTCAAAGGTCTATTATCCGCTGAACATACCACGTTGAACGGATCTCCAGATCATCGTTATCCAGGGTGTGTTAACGTTTCTTTCGCCTACGTGGAAGGAGAATCTTTATTGATGGCACTAAGGGATATCGCATTATCCTCGGGTTCAGCCTGTACATCTGCTTCCCTAGAACCTTCTTATGTTTTACATGCGCTGGGTAAGGATGATGCATTAGCCCATTCTTCCATCAGATTTGGTATTGGTAGATTTAGTACTGAAGAGGAGGTCGACTACGTCGTTAAGGCCGTTTCTGACAGAGTAAAATTCTTGAGGGAACTTTCACCATTATGGGAAATGGTTCAAGAAGGTATTGACTTAAACTCCATCAAATGGTCAGGTCATTGA